The genomic window TGGGGGCCGATTATTTCTGGATTGTTGGTTTCCTTAGCTACCCAATTGATTTTGCTCGCTATAATTGGTGCAGTTGCGGCAGGCACAGTTGAAGGTTCAGGTGCACCGAGATCACTTGCCCCTAACGCTGCGGGTAATGCGGGGCTTGGGTCAACTATCGCTTTACTAATTTCCCTATTTACTGGTGGTTGGGTTACAGCCCGTGCTTGTGGACCGATGAACCGCAATACAGCTCTCCTTAACGGCGCAATTCTTTGGGCAACAACTTTGGCAGTTAGCTCGTGGCTGTTAGCAAGTGGAGTATCTGGTGCTTTTGGTGTTGCTGCTTCCAACGCTGGGGCAGTCATAAACCAGGTACAACAGCAAGGTGGTGTTAATGTACCACAAACAAACATAAGTGCCCAACAAGCTCGTGAAGCGGCAGGTAATTTACGTTCGGGATTGTGGTGGTTTGTGTTTGGTTCTTTGTTGGGTTTAATAGCCTCAATGATTGGAGCCGTAACTGGATCTCGTAGTCCTCGGGCTAACAATTACAATCCTTAAAAAATTGTTTGACAAACAAAATATTATCAACTTTAAAAGCATCTTGAAAAAGGTGCTTTTTGTTTATTATTTAAGGCTGGCGTTTGTAGCATCCAATTATTTCTCACATATGATTTCGGATTGCTATATGCTTTCTGTTCCTACCGGAACTTCATCCCACAAGAGGGGTGAGGAGATATCTTCACCGTCACAAGTGTATTTGGCAGGAATTAAGTCATTAGTGTTAAAGGCACTACTTTCTAATTTCATGGTTTTCACCTCCTTTTTAGATTGGTCACTACTGCTAGTGGTAATTAGGGTATTGTCATTCCCAACAGAATTACAACTAACTAGAAGATAATTCCACTAATCCAAATATAGCGATGCTATGACCTAGAAAAAGTCGCCTTCCGTTTCTCGTCAAGCACCCACCAGGTTGGGGATTTATTTTGTTGTACCAGTATTAGTTTAGTACAATCGTAAAAAATATTTAAAAATCTTTAGTTCAATTTTCCAGATATTACTAGTTTCTCGGACATCTATCTATAATACTGGGGGCTTTAATTCATATATTTTTTATACATAATGCATGAATTTCATCATTTTTTAGATAGTGAAATTACTAGTCAATAGTGACTTAAGATCAGCAAAATTGCCAACATATCTTTTCTGTTAATATCCTGCTTCTAAGCAACAGAAATGTTTTTTAGAAGCGGGATATTTTGCATGGCTATTTTTTCAAAGTTAATGAAACGAAAACTTTACTACCACAGTTCACCATTTCAGGTATGAAGCTTCAATTCCCTGCTCATGTCGAATCTTGCCATCTTTTTCAAACCAGGAAATTAGTTGCTGTGCTGTCAAATCTTCAATAGCAACACCGTACTCTTGGGCAATATGCTTCAAAAGCTTAAGTGATGAAATTGTCAATCTTGTTAAAAATTTCTCTGGGGAAGACAACAAAGCCGCGTCTACTTTTGCCGACTCTTCCAGGGTTAAAAATTGTGCTGATGGTTGCTGTGGTAATACGTCCATAAACGCTATCTTAAACTTAATTGATTATTGATAATGGTTAGTTGCGATTCAGGTATTATCGATTACCGAAGATAGATGTAAAACTGAGTTTATTCATGAGACTTTTGCTGGCGAGCTTGCACCAAATAGCCACAACGATGTTCGCCGTTGATAATCCAGTGGGTGCGTTCTACGGTACAATCAGGTAAGACGGCAGCAAACATTTCTAATTCGTGACCACAGATGCTGGGGAAAGACTCGGCAACGTTGGAAATAGCGCAGTTATGCTCCATTAAAATAAAGCGATCGCTCTCAAAGCAGTCATTCACATCAACAGGGTGATACTCCGCCATGAAGCCTTCCGCTTTTCTAAACTCTACTAAGTTAGCTACACGTTCCCGCAGTGAACCGCTACCCACGCGATCGCGGTATTCTAATGCTTTGCGCTCCCACTGTTTCTGTAAAATCGATTTGAA from Nostoc sp. UHCC 0926 includes these protein-coding regions:
- the sufR gene encoding iron-sulfur cluster biosynthesis transcriptional regulator SufR — translated: MATTHQSSTKQDILEYLHKHSQATAFELAEVLEVTPQAIRRHLKDLETEELVLYSSTVQAAGMGRPQHLYQLSRQGRDRLHRTMSDRFGDGHGHFAVSLLDTLAETMGHDQFKSILQKQWERKALEYRDRVGSGSLRERVANLVEFRKAEGFMAEYHPVDVNDCFESDRFILMEHNCAISNVAESFPSICGHELEMFAAVLPDCTVERTHWIINGEHRCGYLVQARQQKSHE